In the Sediminibacter sp. Hel_I_10 genome, one interval contains:
- a CDS encoding CusA/CzcA family heavy metal efflux RND transporter — protein MINKIISFSINNKFIIGLFIVALVGTGIWSMATINLGSVPDITNNQVQVITVAPNLGTEDIEQFVTYPVELAMANLPDVIELRSVSRFGLSVVTIVFKDEAGTYLPRQLVQEKLTEVAGEIPEGFGTPFMAPITTGLGEIYQYTLKLKEGYEDKYDAMELRTIQDWIVKRQMALVPGVVEVNAFGGYVKQYEVAINPNKLKSFGITMNQVFEALKVNNANTGGAYIEKNNQANFIRGEGLARSIEDLENTVVTTQNGSPVLIRDVAEKVGFGNQVRYGAFTQDGHETVGGQILMLKGESPGNVVENVEKRIVEIQKSLPEGVYIDTFLSRSELIGRTTSTVEKNLIEGSLIVIFVLVLLLGSFRGGLITASVIPLSLLFAFILMKQFGVWANLMSLGAIDFGIIVDGAVIIVEGMVFHIHQRMKKTTTAIDQSEMDEIAYESASTMMNSAFFGQLIILIVFTPILFLTGVEGKMFRPMAFTFGFAVLGAIILCLTYVPMISALFLKPAKNQNSWFAKFENKIDRFSDKIMSGLNRGYVPLLNFALRFRAGVVIGAVALLLIAGFIFSNMGGEFIPKFDEGDIAFQALIKPGSSLTESIEASKKLQNLINEFPEVKTVISRIGVAEIPTDPMPMDIADSYIILEKDKSKWTSADSKEELIEKIQEKISVVPGVNFVFTQPVELRFNELLTGVREDVAIKLYGEDLEVLADKVQEIAAVIRTVPGAADLNVEATSGLPQMTVEYNRAKMAQYGVTVDKLNDYVSASFAGEQASVIFEGEKRFDVVIRLAKEFRQDINSLKNLYIDLPNGAQVPLKEVADISYKPGPMQISRDNTSRRISVGVNVRGRDVKSMVEEIQQKLETDVKLPPGYFVTYGGSFENLQRASDRLMIVVPIALFLIFILLYFALSSFSQSLMIYMAVPLAAIGGVFALWIRGMPFSISAGVGFIVLFGVAVLNGLVLINKFNELKESGMTDLKKRIYEATHERLRPILLTATAAIMGFIPMAISTSGGAEVQRPLATVVIGGLITATFLTLVVLPVLYYWLESRKKRNNNDGDVSYVNKSTNIVTVLLMVGGLMASGTAFAQDINQDGTIPKTLTIDEAIALAKQNYPSLKESQAFIEREKALKGTSFDLGSTQVFTGKEEYGNNLPGVQTTVGVQQGNIDLLSGFSKSKFYKERIALGEKFYVASEQQLVRNVMQAYDQINYYKAQLRFADQLDSIYANFKTAAQLRYDTGETGKLEFISASSEFQQIQVLRQQAFDDIEIAKRALKQYLGTDESIETISEPYKTLDFMATLDSTSVANNPMLQYALQNAEVSKANVGVEKSQFLPKFSLSYGRQVVDEVSGFNTYQAGISIPLWFFPQKSRVKAAKADAMVAENQYLEQKAVTESRVSQLTKSLEKTKKILQYYEEGALLLAEEQITTAQLASKEGEIDYVNYITILNSAIRIKQNHLQYINQFNQQTIDMQYQLGNL, from the coding sequence ATGATTAACAAAATCATTTCATTTTCCATTAATAACAAGTTTATTATTGGGCTCTTTATAGTGGCACTTGTAGGTACGGGCATTTGGTCTATGGCCACTATAAATCTGGGTTCTGTACCCGATATTACCAACAACCAAGTACAGGTTATTACAGTGGCCCCAAATTTAGGTACTGAAGATATTGAGCAATTTGTTACCTATCCGGTAGAATTGGCAATGGCAAATCTTCCTGACGTTATCGAGCTGCGTTCAGTATCCCGTTTTGGGCTGTCCGTGGTTACCATTGTATTTAAGGACGAGGCAGGCACTTATCTTCCCCGGCAATTGGTACAAGAGAAATTAACCGAAGTTGCTGGAGAAATCCCCGAAGGCTTCGGCACGCCATTTATGGCACCAATAACTACAGGTCTGGGCGAAATCTACCAATACACCTTAAAATTAAAAGAGGGCTACGAAGATAAATACGATGCAATGGAGCTTCGTACCATCCAAGATTGGATTGTAAAACGTCAAATGGCATTAGTCCCCGGAGTGGTCGAGGTCAATGCTTTTGGAGGTTATGTAAAACAGTATGAAGTTGCAATAAATCCTAATAAGCTGAAAAGTTTCGGTATTACAATGAATCAGGTCTTTGAAGCCTTGAAAGTCAACAATGCCAATACTGGTGGTGCTTACATTGAAAAAAACAACCAGGCCAATTTTATCCGCGGCGAAGGTTTGGCACGTAGCATTGAAGACTTGGAAAATACAGTTGTAACCACACAAAACGGAAGCCCTGTTTTAATACGGGATGTCGCCGAAAAAGTAGGCTTTGGTAATCAGGTACGTTATGGTGCGTTTACCCAAGATGGACACGAAACTGTTGGTGGACAAATTTTAATGCTGAAAGGCGAAAGCCCAGGCAACGTAGTCGAAAATGTGGAGAAGCGCATTGTAGAAATACAAAAATCCCTACCCGAAGGCGTTTACATAGATACATTTTTAAGCCGAAGTGAACTCATTGGAAGAACCACAAGCACCGTTGAAAAAAACCTTATTGAAGGTTCATTGATTGTGATTTTTGTGCTTGTCTTGCTTTTGGGAAGTTTCCGTGGTGGCTTGATTACAGCTTCGGTAATACCTTTATCATTGCTATTCGCATTTATTTTGATGAAACAATTTGGAGTATGGGCAAACTTAATGTCCTTGGGTGCAATCGATTTTGGAATCATCGTGGATGGTGCTGTAATCATTGTGGAAGGAATGGTATTCCACATTCATCAACGGATGAAAAAAACCACAACCGCCATAGACCAGTCTGAAATGGATGAAATAGCCTATGAATCGGCAAGCACGATGATGAATTCGGCATTTTTCGGACAATTGATTATCCTTATTGTATTTACTCCCATTTTGTTCTTAACAGGCGTTGAAGGAAAAATGTTCCGTCCTATGGCGTTTACGTTCGGATTTGCCGTTTTAGGAGCGATTATCCTTTGTCTTACTTATGTTCCAATGATTTCAGCACTATTCCTAAAACCTGCTAAAAATCAGAATAGTTGGTTTGCCAAATTTGAAAACAAGATTGATAGGTTCAGTGATAAAATAATGTCCGGTTTAAACAGAGGGTATGTACCATTGCTCAATTTTGCACTTCGCTTTCGAGCTGGTGTCGTAATTGGCGCAGTTGCTCTATTACTGATTGCAGGATTTATTTTTAGTAATATGGGTGGCGAATTCATACCTAAATTTGATGAGGGCGATATTGCGTTTCAAGCGTTAATAAAACCGGGGAGCAGTCTTACCGAGTCTATTGAGGCTTCAAAAAAACTTCAAAATTTAATCAATGAATTTCCCGAGGTAAAAACGGTAATTTCAAGGATTGGTGTGGCCGAAATACCAACAGACCCAATGCCTATGGACATTGCCGATAGTTACATTATTCTTGAAAAAGATAAGAGTAAATGGACTTCCGCAGATAGCAAAGAAGAACTCATAGAAAAAATTCAAGAAAAAATTTCAGTCGTTCCCGGCGTAAATTTCGTATTTACCCAACCTGTAGAACTTCGTTTTAATGAATTGCTTACAGGTGTTCGTGAGGACGTGGCAATCAAACTGTACGGCGAGGATTTAGAAGTGTTAGCCGACAAGGTACAGGAAATCGCAGCGGTCATCAGAACCGTTCCTGGAGCGGCTGACCTCAATGTGGAAGCTACAAGCGGCTTGCCACAAATGACGGTGGAATATAACCGTGCGAAAATGGCCCAATATGGTGTAACTGTTGACAAGTTGAACGATTATGTGAGTGCATCATTTGCAGGCGAACAGGCAAGTGTGATTTTTGAGGGCGAAAAACGGTTCGATGTGGTCATTCGTTTGGCAAAGGAATTTAGACAGGACATCAACAGCCTTAAAAATCTTTATATCGATTTGCCAAACGGAGCGCAAGTGCCTTTAAAGGAAGTGGCAGATATCAGCTACAAACCCGGGCCAATGCAGATTTCAAGGGACAATACCTCTCGTCGTATTTCGGTTGGTGTAAATGTTCGTGGGCGCGATGTGAAATCGATGGTCGAGGAAATACAGCAAAAATTGGAAACGGACGTGAAACTACCGCCAGGTTATTTTGTAACCTACGGAGGTTCGTTTGAAAACCTTCAACGTGCTTCAGACCGATTGATGATTGTAGTGCCTATTGCACTTTTCCTAATATTCATATTGCTCTATTTTGCATTGAGTTCGTTCTCACAATCCCTAATGATTTATATGGCAGTGCCCTTGGCGGCTATTGGTGGCGTGTTTGCCCTTTGGATAAGGGGAATGCCTTTTAGTATTTCTGCCGGAGTAGGTTTTATTGTGCTCTTTGGAGTTGCGGTTTTAAACGGGTTGGTACTGATAAACAAATTCAATGAACTAAAAGAAAGTGGAATGACAGACTTAAAAAAACGAATATACGAAGCAACGCACGAACGTTTACGACCAATTCTGCTGACGGCAACGGCGGCCATTATGGGCTTTATCCCGATGGCGATTTCTACCTCTGGCGGTGCGGAAGTGCAACGGCCTTTGGCAACAGTGGTTATTGGCGGTTTGATAACCGCAACATTTTTAACGCTTGTGGTCCTTCCTGTATTGTATTATTGGCTCGAATCGAGAAAGAAACGAAACAATAACGATGGAGATGTAAGTTATGTCAACAAATCAACGAACATTGTAACTGTATTATTGATGGTTGGAGGTTTGATGGCTTCTGGAACTGCGTTTGCTCAAGACATTAATCAAGATGGTACAATTCCAAAGACATTGACCATTGATGAGGCCATTGCTCTGGCAAAACAGAATTATCCATCCCTTAAAGAGAGCCAAGCTTTTATTGAACGGGAAAAAGCACTAAAGGGAACGAGTTTTGACCTTGGTAGCACCCAAGTTTTCACAGGCAAAGAAGAATATGGTAATAATCTTCCTGGAGTACAAACAACCGTTGGTGTGCAACAGGGCAATATTGATTTGCTATCCGGATTTTCAAAATCGAAGTTTTATAAAGAGCGTATTGCCTTGGGAGAAAAGTTTTATGTGGCCAGTGAACAACAATTGGTGCGTAATGTGATGCAAGCGTATGACCAAATAAATTATTATAAGGCGCAGTTGCGCTTTGCAGACCAACTGGACAGTATTTATGCCAATTTTAAGACCGCTGCCCAACTTCGGTATGATACGGGAGAAACAGGCAAATTGGAATTTATTTCAGCCTCTTCCGAATTTCAACAGATTCAAGTATTAAGGCAACAAGCCTTTGATGATATTGAAATAGCCAAACGTGCCTTAAAACAATATTTGGGAACGGATGAATCCATTGAAACGATTAGTGAACCATACAAAACATTGGATTTTATGGCGACATTAGATTCCACTTCGGTAGCGAATAACCCAATGTTGCAATATGCCTTGCAAAATGCCGAAGTAAGTAAAGCAAACGTGGGCGTTGAGAAATCACAATTCCTACCGAAATTCAGCTTATCGTATGGCAGACAGGTTGTGGATGAAGTGTCAGGCTTCAACACCTATCAGGCAGGTATTAGCATTCCGTTATGGTTTTTTCCCCAGAAGTCGAGGGTCAAGGCAGCCAAGGCAGACGCAATGGTAGCAGAGAATCAATATTTGGAACAAAAGGCGGTCACGGAAAGTCGTGTGTCGCAATTGACCAAATCCCTTGAAAAAACAAAGAAGATTTTGCAATATTACGAAGAAGGCGCACTACTCTTGGCAGAAGAACAAATTACCACCGCACAATTGGCATCTAAAGAAGGCGAAATAGATTACGTCAATTACATCACGATTCTCAATAGTGCCATCCGCATTAAACAAAACCATTTACAATACATCAATCAGTTTAACCAGCAGACCATTGATATGCAATATCAATTGGGCAATTTATAA
- a CDS encoding site-specific integrase, producing the protein MATVRVVLRKKKNKAGRFPISIRITKDRKSSYLNTGQYIDIKFWDEKNRNVRKSHPNSKVLNNFIITKVAEANDKVLKSEMKTEYQTVSEIKNKIVVTKGLDFFAVAEMHLQNLKNRNKHHQYDTELGRLKKFKEFLCKDSLPFNRLNVTVLKKFETHLLHTKNLSPRTVVNYLILIRTIFNLAISESITDRGLYPFGKGKMTIRIPEAQKIGFTADEIQILENAQGITEAQQKAIHIWLVSFYFAGIRIGDVLQLKWSDFNDGRLLYRMNKNSKLVSLKIPEKAIEIFDFYKDNSSYNELVFPQLKGTNLNDTEEISKRTQSITRNLNRRLKIATKQLGIKKNISMHIARHSFGNISGDKIPIQMLQKLYRHSSVTTTIRYQANFIHKDADDALDSVVNF; encoded by the coding sequence ATGGCAACAGTAAGAGTAGTTTTAAGAAAAAAGAAAAATAAAGCCGGACGGTTTCCTATTTCTATTCGCATAACTAAAGACCGTAAAAGTTCTTACTTAAATACAGGTCAATATATAGATATAAAATTTTGGGACGAGAAAAACCGCAATGTTAGGAAGTCGCACCCTAATTCAAAGGTGCTGAATAATTTTATTATAACTAAGGTAGCAGAAGCTAACGATAAGGTATTAAAATCTGAAATGAAAACTGAATATCAGACAGTTTCAGAAATCAAAAACAAAATTGTAGTTACTAAAGGACTTGACTTTTTCGCCGTAGCCGAAATGCATCTTCAAAATCTAAAAAATAGAAACAAACATCATCAATACGATACTGAACTTGGGCGACTAAAAAAATTCAAAGAATTTCTTTGCAAAGATTCACTTCCTTTCAATAGACTGAATGTCACAGTTCTAAAGAAATTTGAAACTCACTTACTGCATACTAAAAACCTTTCGCCGAGGACAGTTGTAAACTATTTAATTCTCATCCGTACAATCTTTAATTTGGCAATTTCTGAATCAATAACAGATAGAGGCCTCTATCCATTTGGCAAAGGAAAGATGACTATACGAATTCCCGAAGCTCAAAAAATTGGCTTTACGGCAGATGAAATTCAAATATTAGAAAATGCACAAGGGATAACTGAAGCTCAACAAAAGGCAATTCATATTTGGCTCGTCAGTTTTTACTTTGCAGGTATTCGAATTGGGGATGTATTACAACTAAAATGGTCAGATTTTAACGATGGACGCCTACTCTATCGGATGAACAAAAACAGTAAGCTTGTTTCTCTTAAAATTCCTGAAAAAGCTATAGAAATATTTGATTTTTACAAAGACAATTCATCTTACAATGAGCTTGTCTTTCCTCAATTAAAAGGCACCAACCTCAATGATACTGAAGAAATATCGAAAAGAACACAATCAATAACTCGAAATTTGAATAGAAGATTAAAGATTGCCACTAAGCAACTGGGGATAAAGAAAAATATAAGTATGCACATTGCCAGGCATAGTTTTGGTAATATTTCTGGGGATAAAATTCCTATTCAAATGCTGCAAAAATTGTATCGTCACTCATCTGTAACAACGACTATACGTTATCAAGCAAATTTCATCCATAAGGATGCTGATGATGCTTTGGATAGTGTAGTCAATTTTTGA
- a CDS encoding DUF6660 family protein — translation MEFIVIILSFYFLALNAVPCNDMNYSEDDSQVVTVIDADGDHSQDCELCSPFCQCHCCHVHTINFGLAVFEPLQPAILHEFFANFDNLGKDIPHSILLPTVIIQFPRRGFFDF, via the coding sequence GTGGAATTTATTGTAATCATACTTTCGTTTTATTTCTTGGCACTTAATGCTGTGCCTTGCAATGATATGAATTATAGCGAAGATGATTCCCAAGTTGTTACGGTAATCGATGCTGATGGTGACCACAGTCAAGATTGCGAGTTATGCTCGCCTTTTTGCCAATGTCATTGTTGCCACGTTCACACCATAAATTTCGGGCTTGCTGTATTCGAGCCATTACAACCTGCAATTCTACACGAATTTTTCGCCAATTTTGATAACCTCGGCAAAGATATCCCACATTCCATTTTACTGCCAACGGTTATAATTCAGTTTCCTAGAAGAGGTTTTTTTGATTTTTAA
- a CDS encoding Fur family transcriptional regulator produces the protein MEKIVQFLESKGIRPTAMRLMTYKRLAELNVAISLGDLEKDFKVSERSTLFRTMKAFEEKGIVHQIEDGTGIIKYALCEENCECEVGNDLHLHFHCNNCNETVCLTEHKIPHINLPDGYITEDINLVVKGICEKCSGNLD, from the coding sequence ATGGAAAAAATAGTTCAATTTTTAGAAAGCAAAGGAATACGACCTACGGCTATGCGCCTTATGACCTATAAGCGGTTGGCAGAGTTGAATGTGGCCATCAGCCTTGGCGACTTGGAAAAAGATTTTAAGGTCAGTGAAAGAAGTACCCTATTTAGGACTATGAAAGCGTTTGAAGAAAAAGGTATTGTGCATCAAATCGAGGATGGGACCGGAATTATAAAATACGCCCTTTGCGAAGAAAATTGTGAATGCGAGGTCGGCAACGACCTTCATTTGCACTTTCATTGCAACAATTGTAATGAAACGGTTTGTTTAACAGAACATAAAATCCCTCATATCAACTTGCCTGATGGCTATATCACGGAGGACATTAACTTGGTGGTAAAGGGCATCTGCGAAAAATGCAGTGGCAATTTGGATTAA
- a CDS encoding efflux RND transporter periplasmic adaptor subunit: MKNILLVSTVLFTLMFMSCNDAQKSELGHNEAEGVSKTNEAGEDAHGDEGHNEGEEEEGGHSEEEGVVELTKQQAETIGLEMKPLEERNLGNNIKVTGTLELFPQDKANISPFVGGNVSAIKVIPGDNVSKGQVLAYIEHPDIIAMQQDYQEKNDELVFLKQDFERKQTLYDKGVSSGKEFQMAQSKFRSTTSSVNGLRSQLRLLGINPDKVAEGQIYPAVPITTPISGYVDEVMISLGDYVAQQSKMFSISDNSKIYVNFKVYEKDIKHIKKGQQIYFSTASRPDELLKATVRSVGKTFNTDPKALEVLADIENKDKNLLPGMYVEGRIVQGEKKGFAVPEAAIIKEGEQSFIFILDEDEEMEANKMKFKMIPVTVGITDLGFVEVNLPAEVSKDAKVVINGAYNLSSEMVKGELEHGH; the protein is encoded by the coding sequence ATGAAGAATATACTATTAGTAAGTACCGTATTATTTACACTTATGTTTATGAGTTGTAATGATGCCCAAAAATCTGAACTTGGGCATAACGAAGCCGAAGGCGTATCAAAAACCAATGAAGCTGGAGAAGATGCACACGGCGATGAAGGCCACAATGAAGGAGAAGAAGAAGAAGGAGGTCACAGCGAGGAAGAAGGCGTTGTGGAACTTACAAAGCAACAGGCCGAAACCATAGGTTTGGAAATGAAACCTTTGGAAGAACGGAATTTAGGGAACAACATTAAGGTAACAGGAACGCTGGAACTTTTCCCACAGGACAAGGCGAACATAAGCCCTTTTGTTGGTGGAAATGTGAGTGCCATAAAAGTCATCCCTGGAGATAACGTAAGCAAAGGACAAGTGTTGGCATATATAGAACACCCAGATATCATTGCAATGCAACAAGATTATCAGGAAAAAAATGATGAACTGGTCTTTTTGAAACAGGATTTTGAACGCAAGCAGACCCTTTATGATAAAGGTGTTTCTTCGGGAAAGGAATTTCAGATGGCACAGTCAAAATTTCGTTCAACAACATCCAGTGTCAATGGTTTGCGGTCCCAATTGAGACTGTTGGGAATTAACCCGGACAAAGTGGCGGAAGGCCAAATATATCCCGCTGTTCCCATTACCACGCCCATAAGTGGTTACGTGGATGAAGTAATGATTAGCCTTGGCGATTACGTGGCACAACAATCCAAAATGTTCTCAATAAGCGATAATTCAAAGATTTATGTCAACTTCAAAGTATATGAAAAGGACATAAAGCATATCAAGAAAGGGCAACAGATATATTTTTCCACGGCCTCACGCCCAGATGAACTGCTTAAAGCAACCGTTCGGTCTGTAGGTAAAACCTTCAACACCGACCCAAAAGCTTTGGAAGTTCTGGCAGATATTGAAAACAAGGATAAAAACCTATTGCCAGGTATGTATGTGGAAGGGCGAATAGTGCAGGGAGAGAAAAAGGGTTTTGCCGTACCGGAAGCTGCCATTATAAAAGAAGGCGAGCAATCCTTCATTTTTATTTTGGATGAAGATGAAGAAATGGAAGCGAACAAAATGAAGTTTAAAATGATACCCGTAACGGTCGGTATTACTGATTTAGGCTTTGTTGAAGTCAATTTGCCTGCCGAAGTTTCAAAGGATGCCAAAGTTGTCATAAACGGAGCGTATAACCTGTCTTCGGAAATGGTCAAGGGCGAACTGGAACACGGACATTAA
- a CDS encoding STAS/SEC14 domain-containing protein produces MITIYKKEATVYMVAENKLDAKDYENLIPVLTEHITAYQEVSWYIEIKNFEGWTANAYWKGIELNLPNETHLKRVALVGSVKWQEQFTEALLPFSKAHIKFYKPEEKDNAKEWIKKYSKK; encoded by the coding sequence ATGATAACAATCTATAAAAAAGAGGCTACTGTATATATGGTAGCAGAGAATAAGCTGGATGCCAAGGATTATGAAAACTTGATACCGGTCTTAACAGAACATATAACTGCATATCAGGAAGTTTCCTGGTACATTGAAATTAAAAATTTTGAAGGCTGGACGGCAAACGCATATTGGAAGGGAATTGAATTAAATCTTCCGAATGAAACGCATTTAAAGCGTGTTGCTTTAGTGGGTAGCGTTAAATGGCAGGAGCAATTTACCGAGGCATTGCTTCCTTTTTCAAAAGCTCATATAAAATTTTATAAGCCAGAAGAAAAAGACAATGCCAAAGAATGGATAAAAAAATATAGTAAAAAATGA
- a CDS encoding P-II family nitrogen regulator: protein MKEIKAFVKPNRIQRVIEALSDNGFESMTLSQAEGTGAFKAKGARPSLDFRITDSPVVKLELVCQNEEAQAAIEIILKNGKTEEPGDGIIYIANIEDAFQIKTGESLKRYDL, encoded by the coding sequence ATGAAAGAAATAAAAGCATTTGTAAAACCGAACCGAATCCAAAGAGTCATTGAAGCACTATCAGATAATGGATTTGAAAGTATGACCCTTTCACAAGCAGAAGGCACTGGCGCATTCAAGGCAAAAGGTGCAAGACCTTCGTTGGATTTTCGTATTACCGATAGTCCTGTGGTTAAGCTGGAATTGGTCTGTCAAAATGAGGAAGCCCAAGCTGCCATTGAAATAATTTTAAAAAATGGCAAAACGGAAGAACCTGGAGACGGCATTATCTATATAGCAAATATCGAGGATGCCTTTCAGATTAAAACCGGGGAATCTCTCAAGAGGTATGACTTATAA
- a CDS encoding heavy metal translocating P-type ATPase, which yields MKKIQLKIPVILPQVPNEKDTCVERLIQELQAKEGIEKVHVADANGDDLPQLCFHYDPDIISIDRIQSLAERTGAEITEKYGHLLIEVKGIRHTRQARSIEKTLLAINGVLEASVSGSGMVRLEFDKKQTNFDEISKQIENEDLQIQRSASNENDYTKASKKQERSKKEDTKEQTSTEGETHDEGEEHAHGGIFGKNTELIFSIICGALLGIGFGLSYVESIPDWVSLTLYIGAYFFGGFFTAKEAVQTVAKGGFEIDFLMLVAAIGAAILGEWAEGALLLFLFSLGHALEHYAMEKARKSIAALADLAPKTALLKKDGKTEEVGIEELSIGDIIVVKPNSKISADGVVVNGKSSVNQAPITGESVPVDKIPVEDTSRDYSADDDINDENRVFAGTINGNNTLEIKVIKEAKDSTLSRLVKLVNEAQTQKSPTQLLTDKFEKYFVPSVLILVGILLFAFLVIDEPFSASFYRAMAVLVAASPCALAISTPSAVLSGVARAARGGVLIKGGRPLEDLGVITALAFDKTGTLTEGKPKLTEVVPLGDIEENELLKIAVAVENLSDHPLAKAVVRDGKERLKGTDITDASDLEAVLGKGIKASLGKDKIYIGNLDLYEDLDEAKPSEEISNKVKELEGGGNTTMLIRRNKEYIGIIALMDTPREAAKETLKKLKEIGIKRMIMLTGDNQKVADAVAKEIGLTDAWGSLLPEEKVDAIKKLKEQESKVAMVGDGVNDAPAMANSTVGIAMGAAGSDVALETADIALMADKLETLPFAIGLSRKAKTIIKQNLWVSLGIVALLIPSTIMGWANIGIAVVIHEGSTLLVVFNALRLLAYKK from the coding sequence ATGAAAAAAATACAACTAAAAATCCCAGTCATACTTCCGCAAGTTCCAAACGAAAAAGATACTTGTGTTGAAAGGCTTATTCAAGAATTACAGGCCAAAGAGGGCATCGAAAAAGTGCACGTGGCCGATGCAAACGGAGATGATTTGCCACAGCTCTGTTTTCATTATGACCCCGATATCATTTCCATCGACCGCATTCAATCCCTCGCCGAACGGACAGGTGCCGAGATTACCGAAAAGTACGGGCATTTGCTCATAGAGGTTAAAGGAATCAGACACACAAGGCAGGCTCGTTCCATAGAGAAAACCCTTTTGGCAATCAATGGAGTTTTGGAAGCTTCGGTTTCAGGCTCTGGAATGGTACGACTTGAATTTGATAAAAAGCAAACAAATTTTGATGAAATAAGTAAACAAATTGAAAATGAAGACCTTCAGATTCAGCGGAGTGCTTCAAACGAAAATGATTACACCAAAGCATCCAAAAAACAGGAGCGTTCAAAGAAGGAAGATACTAAAGAACAAACTTCCACAGAGGGCGAGACCCACGATGAAGGAGAAGAGCACGCCCACGGTGGTATTTTCGGTAAAAATACGGAGCTCATTTTTTCCATTATCTGTGGGGCACTTCTCGGAATAGGTTTCGGGCTTTCCTATGTAGAATCCATCCCAGATTGGGTCAGTCTTACTTTATATATTGGTGCTTACTTTTTCGGTGGTTTTTTTACGGCCAAGGAAGCAGTACAGACCGTCGCCAAAGGTGGTTTTGAAATCGACTTCTTAATGCTTGTTGCAGCCATTGGGGCAGCCATTTTGGGAGAATGGGCAGAAGGTGCCTTGTTGCTGTTCCTGTTTAGTTTGGGGCACGCCCTTGAACATTATGCAATGGAAAAGGCCCGAAAGTCCATTGCGGCACTGGCAGATTTAGCACCAAAAACGGCATTGCTCAAAAAAGATGGCAAGACCGAAGAAGTTGGAATTGAGGAATTGAGTATTGGCGATATTATAGTGGTCAAGCCCAATAGTAAAATATCCGCAGATGGCGTCGTGGTCAATGGAAAAAGCAGCGTCAACCAGGCACCTATTACCGGGGAAAGTGTACCCGTGGACAAAATTCCCGTGGAAGATACGAGCAGGGACTATTCCGCAGATGATGATATAAATGATGAAAACCGCGTGTTCGCCGGAACTATCAACGGTAATAACACGCTGGAAATAAAGGTAATCAAAGAAGCCAAAGACTCTACGCTGTCCCGACTGGTCAAATTGGTCAACGAGGCACAGACCCAGAAATCCCCAACCCAGCTGTTGACCGACAAGTTTGAAAAATACTTTGTACCATCCGTACTGATATTGGTGGGCATCCTGCTCTTTGCCTTTCTGGTCATTGATGAACCGTTTAGTGCCAGCTTTTATCGTGCAATGGCGGTATTGGTAGCTGCAAGTCCCTGTGCACTGGCCATTTCAACACCAAGTGCCGTATTAAGCGGTGTGGCAAGGGCAGCACGTGGCGGCGTGCTTATCAAAGGTGGGCGACCACTTGAGGATTTAGGGGTCATTACTGCTTTGGCTTTTGATAAAACGGGCACGCTTACAGAAGGCAAGCCCAAACTTACCGAAGTAGTACCATTAGGGGATATTGAAGAAAATGAACTGTTAAAGATAGCTGTTGCTGTTGAAAATTTGAGCGACCACCCTTTGGCCAAAGCTGTCGTAAGGGATGGGAAAGAGCGTCTGAAAGGTACTGATATTACCGATGCGTCAGATTTAGAAGCGGTTCTCGGAAAAGGTATCAAAGCGTCCTTGGGCAAGGATAAAATCTATATTGGAAACCTTGACTTGTACGAAGACCTCGATGAAGCAAAACCATCCGAAGAAATATCGAATAAAGTAAAAGAACTTGAAGGTGGTGGAAATACCACAATGCTCATAAGAAGGAACAAAGAATATATCGGTATCATCGCCCTGATGGATACCCCACGGGAAGCGGCCAAGGAAACACTGAAAAAATTAAAGGAAATCGGCATCAAACGGATGATAATGCTAACCGGGGATAATCAAAAGGTTGCCGATGCCGTTGCTAAAGAAATTGGGTTGACCGATGCCTGGGGAAGCCTGTTGCCAGAGGAAAAGGTTGATGCCATTAAAAAATTAAAAGAACAGGAATCCAAAGTCGCAATGGTAGGCGACGGTGTGAACGATGCCCCTGCAATGGCAAACAGCACCGTAGGAATCGCAATGGGTGCTGCGGGCAGTGATGTAGCATTGGAAACAGCTGACATTGCCCTAATGGCCGATAAACTGGAAACCCTGCCCTTTGCCATAGGTTTGAGCAGGAAGGCAAAAACCATTATTAAGCAAAACCTTTGGGTAAGCCTCGGTATTGTGGCATTGCTCATACCATCGACCATTATGGGTTGGGCCAATATCGGTATTGCAGTGGTCATCCACGAAGGCTCAACGTTACTTGTGGTTTTTAATGCGTTAAGGCTTTTGGCTTATAAAAAATAA